The following are encoded together in the Blautia obeum ATCC 29174 genome:
- a CDS encoding molybdopterin-dependent aldehyde oxidoreductase — MIKKTLKINGVERILILDKDETLAQVLRNHLLLTGCKIGCGEGHCGACNVIMNGKVTRSCIYKMSRVPDNAEITTIEGVGTISDMHPIQVAWMAYGCAQCGFCSPGFIISAKVLLDNNPSPTREEVRDWFNKQRNLCRCTGYKPLIDATMAAAAVMRGEMTKEDLVFKQTGDSIVGTNYIRPSAAQKVTGTWDFGADDALKMPEGTLRLALTQARVSHANILSIDTTEAESMPGVVRVITAKDIKAAGGTNKINGLVMLPKHNKTDGFERPVLCDEKIFQFGDAIAIVAADTEEHARAAADAVKVEIKELPAYMNAMDAIAPDAAEIHPGTPNAFFETNCIKGPDFDWDSIPDSQQVEIESYCSRQPHLHLEPDCGYGYIDEDGMITVHSKSIGIHLHMPMIADGIGVPLENLRLVQNHAGGTFGYKFSPTNEALIGAAVKILERPVSLVFNQFQNITYTGKRSPAFMNIKLAADENGKLLALWGNNYVDHGPYSEFGDLLTMRLSQFTGAGYGINSIRNKSTTVFTNHAWGSAFRAYGSPQSYMGSEIAIDVLAAKMGIDPFDMREMNCYKESEGTTIPTGYPPEVYCEEDLFKTARPLYEAAKKRVAEKNAVSDGKIKYGIGVSLGVYGCGLDGVDTSNAFAELNPDGTVTMYAAWEDHGQGADMGVLVSSHETLRQAGIRPEQIKLVMNDTKTCPNAGPAGGSRSQVMSGNACRLAAENLVAAMKKEDGTFRTYDEMVAEGLETKYEGNWVTTFCADHPIDQDTAQGDPFATYMYTIFLPEVAVNTETGKVTVEKFTCVADVGTIMNRLLVEGNFYGGLVQGVGLALTEDFEDLNHDTTLKNCGIPYPKDAPDDIELHFNETYRPSGPYGAAGCGEAPLDAPHPAILNAIYNATGARITRVPARPERVLAALKELEN, encoded by the coding sequence ATGATTAAAAAGACATTGAAGATCAATGGTGTTGAGAGGATCCTTATTCTTGATAAGGACGAGACACTGGCACAGGTTCTCCGTAATCATCTTCTTCTTACAGGATGTAAGATCGGCTGTGGTGAAGGCCATTGCGGAGCCTGTAATGTTATTATGAACGGAAAAGTTACAAGATCCTGTATCTACAAGATGAGCCGTGTTCCGGACAATGCAGAGATCACAACTATCGAGGGTGTGGGAACAATTTCTGACATGCATCCGATCCAGGTTGCATGGATGGCATATGGATGTGCACAGTGTGGTTTCTGTTCACCAGGTTTCATTATTTCAGCAAAAGTTCTTCTCGATAATAATCCGAGCCCTACCCGTGAAGAAGTGAGGGACTGGTTTAACAAGCAGCGTAATCTCTGCCGTTGTACAGGTTACAAGCCGCTCATTGATGCAACTATGGCGGCAGCAGCAGTTATGCGCGGCGAAATGACAAAAGAAGATCTCGTATTCAAACAGACAGGTGATTCTATTGTTGGTACAAACTATATCCGTCCATCAGCAGCACAGAAGGTAACAGGTACCTGGGATTTCGGTGCAGATGACGCATTAAAGATGCCGGAGGGAACACTTCGCCTTGCACTTACACAGGCCAGGGTTTCTCACGCAAATATCCTCAGTATTGACACAACAGAAGCAGAGAGCATGCCGGGTGTTGTTCGTGTTATTACAGCCAAAGACATTAAGGCAGCAGGAGGAACCAACAAGATCAATGGTCTTGTAATGCTTCCGAAACACAATAAGACAGACGGCTTTGAGCGTCCTGTACTCTGTGACGAAAAGATATTCCAGTTTGGTGATGCGATCGCGATCGTAGCTGCTGATACAGAAGAGCATGCGCGGGCAGCAGCAGATGCAGTTAAGGTGGAGATCAAAGAACTTCCGGCATATATGAACGCAATGGATGCGATCGCACCGGATGCAGCTGAGATCCATCCGGGTACTCCAAATGCATTCTTTGAGACAAACTGTATCAAGGGTCCTGATTTTGACTGGGACAGCATTCCGGATTCACAGCAGGTTGAGATCGAATCCTACTGTTCACGTCAGCCACATCTCCATCTTGAACCGGACTGTGGTTATGGCTACATTGATGAAGACGGCATGATAACTGTTCATTCCAAATCCATCGGTATCCATCTCCATATGCCGATGATCGCTGATGGTATCGGTGTTCCGCTGGAGAACCTGAGACTTGTTCAGAACCATGCCGGAGGAACCTTTGGTTACAAGTTCTCTCCTACAAATGAAGCCTTGATCGGTGCAGCTGTCAAGATCCTTGAACGTCCTGTATCGCTGGTATTCAATCAGTTCCAGAACATTACTTATACAGGAAAGAGATCTCCTGCATTTATGAATATCAAACTTGCAGCAGACGAAAACGGCAAACTCCTCGCACTCTGGGGTAACAACTATGTGGATCATGGTCCATACTCAGAATTTGGTGACCTGCTTACAATGAGACTTTCTCAGTTCACAGGCGCTGGTTACGGAATCAATTCCATCCGCAATAAATCAACAACAGTATTTACCAACCATGCATGGGGTTCAGCTTTCCGTGCATACGGTTCTCCTCAGTCTTACATGGGATCTGAGATTGCAATCGACGTTCTGGCAGCCAAAATGGGAATCGATCCTTTCGATATGCGTGAGATGAACTGCTACAAAGAATCAGAAGGAACTACGATCCCGACAGGTTATCCGCCGGAAGTATACTGTGAGGAAGATCTGTTCAAGACAGCTCGTCCGCTGTATGAAGCAGCCAAGAAACGTGTCGCTGAGAAGAATGCAGTTTCTGATGGCAAGATCAAATATGGTATCGGTGTATCTCTTGGTGTATACGGCTGCGGTCTTGATGGTGTTGATACATCAAATGCATTTGCAGAACTGAATCCGGATGGAACAGTTACAATGTATGCTGCATGGGAAGATCATGGACAGGGTGCCGACATGGGTGTTCTTGTATCATCTCATGAAACACTTCGTCAGGCCGGAATCAGACCGGAACAGATCAAACTTGTTATGAATGATACCAAGACCTGTCCGAATGCAGGTCCCGCAGGCGGATCACGTTCACAGGTTATGTCAGGCAATGCATGTCGTCTGGCAGCAGAGAATCTTGTTGCAGCAATGAAGAAAGAAGACGGAACCTTCCGTACATATGATGAGATGGTAGCTGAAGGTCTTGAAACAAAATACGAAGGTAACTGGGTAACAACATTCTGTGCAGATCATCCGATCGATCAGGATACAGCACAGGGAGATCCATTTGCAACTTATATGTATACAATCTTCCTTCCGGAAGTTGCTGTCAATACAGAAACAGGTAAGGTTACAGTTGAGAAGTTCACCTGTGTAGCGGATGTAGGAACGATCATGAACAGACTTCTTGTAGAGGGTAACTTCTACGGTGGTCTTGTACAGGGTGTCGGCCTTGCTCTAACAGAAGACTTTGAGGATCTGAACCATGATACTACTCTGAAGAACTGTGGTATCCCGTATCCTAAGGATGCTCCGGATGATATTGAACTTCATTTCAATGAAACCTATCGTCCAAGCGGCCCTTATGGAGCTGCCGGCTGTGGTGAGGCTCCACTGGATGCTCCTCATCCGGCAATCCTGAATGCAATCTACAACGCAACAGGTGCACGTATTACCCGCGTTCCGGCTCGTCCTGAAAGAGTTCTTGCAGCATTGAAGGAACTTGAGAATTAA
- a CDS encoding NTP transferase domain-containing protein: MQTGALIVAAGKSSRMGDFKPMLQLGSISIAQRVINNFRQAGISKVVVVTGYKADVLERHLASNNVIFLRNENYATTHMFDSVRIGLEYLKDKVDTVLFTPVDVPLFTARTVTQMLSLEYPLVTPVCDGSPGHPLLIRSTLIDSILSDDGRSGLEGAVENCGTPMYFLNVDDPGIIHDADTPEDYAELLRAHNESLIRSEIHIQLAREKVFFDEQLYSLLTLIRETGSVRDACEHMHISYSTSWNLIRTLESQLHEPLISRSQGGVNGSHSELTPYGEEFLKRYARFSEKTRSCSKKIFEECFGGFLNA, translated from the coding sequence ATGCAGACAGGTGCTCTCATCGTTGCTGCGGGAAAATCCTCACGAATGGGAGACTTTAAACCCATGCTTCAACTTGGATCTATTTCCATTGCGCAGCGCGTGATCAACAATTTTCGACAGGCCGGGATCTCCAAAGTAGTTGTAGTGACAGGATATAAGGCAGACGTTCTGGAGCGCCACCTTGCTTCCAACAATGTGATCTTTCTCCGAAACGAGAACTATGCAACAACTCACATGTTTGATTCTGTCCGGATCGGACTGGAATATCTGAAAGACAAGGTTGATACTGTACTCTTCACGCCTGTAGATGTTCCACTGTTCACAGCCCGGACAGTCACGCAGATGCTCTCGCTGGAATATCCCCTTGTAACCCCGGTCTGTGACGGCAGTCCCGGCCATCCACTTCTGATCCGTTCCACACTTATTGATTCCATTTTAAGTGATGACGGCCGATCAGGCCTTGAAGGTGCTGTAGAAAACTGTGGCACACCCATGTACTTTCTGAATGTAGATGATCCTGGAATCATTCATGATGCAGATACACCGGAAGATTATGCTGAACTTCTTCGTGCCCACAACGAGAGTCTGATCCGTTCAGAAATCCACATTCAACTGGCACGGGAAAAAGTATTCTTTGATGAGCAGCTTTATTCGCTTCTCACACTGATCCGGGAAACAGGATCTGTACGTGATGCCTGTGAACACATGCATATTTCCTACTCCACCAGCTGGAACCTTATCCGTACATTGGAATCACAGCTTCATGAACCGCTGATCAGCAGAAGTCAGGGTGGTGTAAATGGAAGTCATAGTGAACTGACTCCATATGGTGAAGAATTTCTGAAACGATATGCTCGTTTTTCAGAAAAAACACGTTCCTGTTCAAAAAAAATATTTGAAGAATGTTTCGGAGGATTTTTAAATGCGTAG